In Sesamum indicum cultivar Zhongzhi No. 13 linkage group LG8, S_indicum_v1.0, whole genome shotgun sequence, the sequence CCTTGATCTCTTGGAAAACGAAGAAGCAAAGCACCGTCTCACGCTCCTCTGCCGAGGCCGAATACCGTAGTATGGCAGCCACCTCTTGTGAGCTTCAATGGATAGCTTATTTGCTGAAAGATTTTGGTGTTTCTGTTACCGTTCCTATTCCATTTCACTGCGACAATCAAGCTGCCATTCACATCATGGCCAATCCGGTGTTTCATGAGCACACGAAACACCTCGACATTGACTGCCATGTCGTGCGAAATTGCTACAAGTCAGGTTTTATTCAGCCCGTTTTTGTTCGAAGCCGTGATCAAGTTGCTGACTTGTTTACTAAATCTCTTCCCAAGCTCTCATTTTCTGGTCTCTTAGGCAAGTTGGGCTTGTTTGCTGTCACCCCAAGTCCCACTTGTGGGGGGGGTGTTGGAATTCTCGGATGAAAGGCATTGGTTGATCACAGAGAAGCAGAGGACAAAACAGAGAAGTGGTTGATCACAGAGAAGCAGAACAGAGAAGCAGAGCTCCTTTCCTTACGAAGTTGCGTATTTGTGGAAAACACGTTTTTCATTTGTCCTATTAGTTTTACGTTTATGTCAGCTGATTGGTTAGTTGGTTTTgagtttgttatttttgttgttagtCGTCTCTTTCATCTGCTTTTTCCTCTGTATTTAACAGAGAGTACTGTACAGCAATTCATATATGAAAATTGGCCAAAGTTCTGCCTTTGCAATGGCAGTTAATTCAATTTCTCCAttgatttcctttttctaCAGGTACAACAGTAATTTCATTTtgtagataatatatatacatcccGCACTTTGATTGTAGCAATTTGGCACCTCAAGCAGCTGAAACTCCATTTATCACCTTGTGCACCAGCTTCAGTTCGAGTTAAGTGAATTAGAGGAGGTCCTTCTTCGTTTCACAATAATTCAGTAAAGAAAAACATTCaactttaaatttatgatatatgtACTGAAATATTGAGAGATAAGTAATAAACTTTTACGCACCCCTCGACTATCAAGAGATCAATTGTTCTATTATTTGGATtagccaaaaaagaaaatcggCAAAATCTAAATGAGTAATGCCAATATAGTCATGAtgggcaaaattatatttttagtccccaTAGGATGTGAGGTCaacacttttaattttctgcttgataagattttaaaatgatctcaaaattgagaaaactcagacatatttgattttctgttttacgagatatttaaaattgtcccaaaattgagaaaattagacatatttagTCATTTGTTTTTATAGGATTTATGGGGTTAAATATGTCTAgttgattcaatttttggacaattttaaaaattccgTAAAGcatagaactaaaatttttgagtgttctcaattttgaaatcattttaaaaatttcttaaaacaaAAGATCAAAGATATATCACTCCATATCCTATGGTATTAAAAATGTAAGTTCATCTGCCATGATCATAATCACCTTGTCTATTAATAGAATAATAGAATTTATCTCaatcttattttctttatttttgagcAATTCTTGATAAATCAATAAGATGCTTTAGCATATGATGGGTAAGTACCAATGAAGTTTCCTACCACAATGACAACATAAATTCTCCATATAGTTGCTATTTTTGTACTACTTtccatatcatttttatttttctatttttttcacttatgGTAGAAAGATGTTATTAGAATTATCATCACTATATCCACATTCACAGCCTCGACCATAACCATGGCTATGGCTAGGAGTATGGCCTTGTCCATGATTATAGAGGTTAAATATTGTCTTTTCGTTTCAAAGAATGGAGCAGAACCAGTCGAAGGTGACTCaatgatttttcattaaaagttcattattttgtttagCCAAAATGggtcaaaataaatgagtatATTCGTCTTTAATGCTCACTAACATCACAATGTCAGATAATTGAGAGTCGTTTTCATAACCATTGTACAATGGTTAGTCCACCACATGTACGGTGTCAAAAAGTCAGTCTAACATACCATGATATAAATACCATATGCCCCGCTATAATAAGAAATAGGAAATGTCTCACTAGAAGATGTCAGAATGGAAATAGGACCCACCCATTAACGAcacaatgaaaaataattaggcccaacaacataaaaaaaattggtcccAATTCATCTATTAATAATCACCCAAATACATAATAGTCCCAGAAAAAATTGGAGTTGGTTAATTACAATATACTGGAGAATCATCACAGTCACGTTGTTGTGTCAAGCCATATGCACTTCAATAGTAATAATTGTCTACAAGATCCTTTCTAAACAAATCATATGTAGCCTTTATCCCGTTTTTGAACTTATAATTCTTGACTTACTACACAACCATCTAATCTTCTAATCGTCCATATATACATTATGATCTTTATCCCAACCTCAAACTCTAGTGTAATCCTACATTGCTAGGTAAGttattcttttcataaatTCACTTTGTGATCAATTGTCTCAACATTGTTCCATAAACTCATGAACATAAAtacacaattttaataaaggGTTAATAGCTGACCCCCCACCTCCACCAACCCAACCACCAAACTTTGAAGGGTTTTGCAGTTTGATGCCCGActgttttattataattgaccacccaacttttatttttttgcacattgtctatttttacactttttgataaataaaagaagaatattCCGTTCGCATGGACACACCCACTTGTAATTGTATTTAGGAGGGGACAAAATCATAAcacatcttatttttttaaaaagataaagttcAAATTTTGACAATGATTAATCGacatttgtcatgattttacttatggccaaaatatttattataatttttaactatagttaATGTTTTAACCTAGCTTGCAGAGATAATTGCTAATCACTGTCGTGCATCAATGGATTTATATAGTATTCACCATGACTCGATTggttttaaaagataaaaagattTCTAACTATCTTGTTATCCTATCACATTGACAAATTAAACGAagtgaattgaaaaaattaagaaagggTAGAgaatctattaattaatttacctgTATCTAAGGTATCCATATGTTCTAATAAAAATCTTGTTTTCACTGTATCGCATTATGTATCATTTGATAACCCTAATCTTCTACTTTtgattcaaattgaatttcaaatgagaaaaattcaaagataTTTACTTCGTTCTCGTTTGTAGAGACaatgattaataattgttGTCTATCAATGGTTATTTAGTAatcaatatgattttttggttatttagtgatcactataatttttaacttttattcatagtaattaatcataacaaaacgttatataatattcaaaataaaattatttagtcaaaattcatacttttgaaattttcaagtgCTTTCAGTCTGATAAAGAccaatgatattttattcGCAATTTGTGATACTTATTCTTcgatatatttgttatttgttatgttttaattagcttaatatatgtacatattattcatatatatatagttcactTAAATTTTACCGTACTTATGCGCACTAATTACAttgaaatttcttaattatttaacaacATCTTTGTGCAAATCAATCTTATGAAATACTATTTGAATTTCCTAATCTATTTTAGTTGAAAACATTGttcattccaaaattataCCTACACAGTTTAAATGAATTAGAACTACTAAACGATAACTTCATTCTCTAAtacaaatttcttgttttaacTTATAACTAAGTAAAGTGTacctctaattttttgtaatagaaaCTCAGGGTGCACAGTGGGTTGAGTCAATTTAGAACCGACACGAACCAACCCAAAAAAGCTTGATTTAGGACCGGCAAGAACCAGTCGGAAAAAGCCTGACCCACGACTGGCCCACTACTATTTATGGCCGATTTTGGGGCGATCCTGGATCTCTAAGTGGGGCCCTATTGGGTCCATTTATAAAACCAGGCCCAGCTCATGGGCCGACTCGATTGAGACCCCGTCTAGGCCCAGACCAGGCCAGCATCAAACCCGAATGTgcttattaaatttgttttatgatatttaaattttcttataaacaattacttaaatttataattgtcttttgaaataaatacataaataaataataagttaaattacacaaaattttatatataaaccaagTGGTTCTAAGCCATTAGACTGGACTGGTGCTAGGTACTGATTCCTGGTATCAGCCCAGACCAGCTCAGTCCTAAGCGGATATGAGTCGAAccaactcatttttttattgatttaattcggTTTTGGGTTGGGTTAGTCCATCTCGGTTCACCATGTATTCTAAATAAacacaaatatttatgaaattaattcactATTTAACATAaagtatagatataaatattaattaaaaaaatattcgacGAGAGGCGGGAGGCAGACCAATAAAGAAAGCTtaacaataatgaaaattattatctaaatgaaatttattaggATGATATActcattatataataaatgtattgcaGTGTACACGTAATTGAGTCAAGTTTCACTAAACCCACTTTGGGTTAGAATTTGGCAACAGTAACAAGAgacaaaaggaaagaaagataaGGCAAGGAAGGAGGAGGAGTGCATGCAAAGAACAAGATTCCGGCCGTACAACATATGACAACCCAAACAGTTCCCATAAATTTGTGGCTTAAATCCTACAGACCAACCACTCTACTGACAACTTCCCTCTCCAACCAATCACAACTCGACAACCATTTTGACGAAACCGCCCTGGTTTTCCCAATACCACTCATCCCCAAATCTGAAACTACTTATCAACCTACGTACATTCCgacccacccacccacacacacacaaacacaaaaacacGCACAactgtgtgtgtctgtgtacatatatatacacattcaGAGAAAGACAGTCAAAGGAGACATAATACAAAGCTTTACcccatatatacatatatgtgtgtgtggaaaGAAAATATCTGAGTGGTGGGAAGACAGACAGCGCATGTATATAGAAACAGTAAAAACGAGACAGGTATATAATTGAAACTCATCatttgatgatatatatatagctttcttgaagatatatgtatatatgtaagaGATTAAGGGTTTGTTTGttgggacaaaaaaaaaaggaaatcaaTTAGAAGAAATTAAATGGGGAGAGGAAGAGTTCAGCTGAAGAGAATCGAGAACAAGATCAATCGGCAGGTGACATTTTCGAAGAGGCGATCAGGGCTTCTCAAGAAAGCTCATGAGATCTCAGTGCTCTGCGATGCCGATGTGGGCTTGATTGTCTTCTCTACCAAAGGAAAGCTCTTTGAATATGCTACTGATTCTTGGTATTCTTTCTTACATACTtgttcttcatcatcatcatcattacttttttctgttttttcgGGAATTTCTGCAAGTTGGATTTTACAGTAATAatacttctttttcttcctacTGTTCTTACAAtatggtttttttcttttctttaattcttgCAATATGGTTAGTTtaattatcagaaaatatttctttttctctcccCTCTTAGCTACAtgcaatatatgtatatatatatgtttttttttcatttcttgatttaagtttttatatttcattatttcaaatatcttGCTTGCTaggttaatattttatcatcttCTGCATCTAATTGGCTGATcagaaaattagattttacTTCAATTCTCTTCCTCAAAAACCATTTCATCAGTGTACGTACACACGTATtttgtgtatgtatatttctGTGGAATATTATCTTTATCATCTCtgtgttgtaatttttcaggGTTTTTTGggttgtatgtatatattcttGTTTAGATCCCTAAAGACGGCCCTTCATTCTTCTACGTTCTTCAAAATTACTGTCTGTATCTCTCTCTTGTTATTTGAGACAGTACAGAAACTAATCTTAATTCTTACACACTACGAGATAGATACAGTACATATACATAGAATTTGACATCACTTTCAAGCTGGCTTTTTGCAGTTTCTGATTGTTTACCACTactttcaataaattttcactttcaTGCAAATcccccctttttttattttaatttgctttatttaataattttggaattaaCATAATATATGTTACATAAActattcaattttgaaaaattatttagttacGTGCATGAAATGTTGCATCAagaaaggataattacatcctAGCTAGCTTCTACTATTTATCATGAAATTATATACGTAGGGTTTTCAGGTTGATTTATACACAGCCTAAGATATAATAATTGtacatattttaaactttttttatatcttattttacatgaaaatatgatagaattaaaatttaaggatTTTAAGTATTTCCGTACacttgtaattaatatgtacCTTTGcttcctttttttaattgaaggTACAAAGTCTACCagctttaattatatatgtggtatatatctatatcagTGATGCTGattaagtattattttatcaaattaatttattattttgttacattttattaactttattttctcatttcaactatttttttttatttttaaaataattattcttggtgaataatttttctaaaaattttctccttaattatattttaaaatcaccTCCGATCGAACAGAGAGGCATTCCATCTTATACACTTAGAGGATGTTTGGCTAAACTTATGTAAAAGATCTTATGAGTTTGgaaatcttataagatatttttagagTCTTTATGatgttatttgttttaaaaataagattatggagctacaataagatgttaaattttatttttaaaataatttcatgaattttttcggataaaataagattatagaGATGTTAGTAATGACCaaattgtgattaattaagagggtatttgtataagtttatttgaaacatcttataagctttttcatcttatatgatattttaagaGCTTAAAAATATCGGatcttattctaaaaataagctCTCAAAATGTTGGGATAAATAAGAGGTAGAGTTTATATGATATTAGAGTGCTcgacataataattttttcatactgTAATAATGATtgcaaatttcatcaaactattataatttaaaatcatataaatagataattttgctttaggaaaaaaaacatcaattatgtaaagtgtaaaaatgaaataataaaaaaattatgagtgtGTTTTTTGGTCGTTTGGATGTTAAGATTacaaagcttataaaataatttaaaaatagttggATTAAATAGGttataaaatccaaatattttattttaatatcttataagctcttcaAACGAAATGTGCCAAACGGTTTTTCAAGAACTTATCAGCTTTCAAACATCTTCaaggagcttataagctcgACCAAACATCCTCAAAGTTTAagaaatttgttaattaagaTCTTATACATAGGTtaacaatttcttttcctaCTGTTAAACCGTTCGTAAGCCTTTAACATCTTAGTTTTAGagttttatttctaaaacaaTTACCAAACACTTTATATGCATCATTAATTCGTCATTTGATTGggctaaattttttcataatattccTATGTTTGCATGTGATGTCTGATGTATTACACTATAAAATCGAAactatttaatcttttaatctatttttcatatatatcatAGTATAGCAAATTCCTCGTGGTTTAATTAGTTGCATTGTGAACCTTTTTCACTTTCCTACAAAAGTGTCGTTGTAAACTCCTTTGGAGCAAAAGTTAAGGCTTTCAGGAGAGCATTATAATGTCCTCTTGACTAatgttaaagcttttaattcAGAATAGCTAGTTGCCGCCGTACAAATGTCTCGccagcatataaaaaaaacgtGATGTAAGgcaaataggaaaaaaaaataatcaaaagaaacaaatgtggtgtgaagagagaagaaagaaagaaatctgTAAAACAAGAGATACATCGAGcggatagagagagaaaaaaacaaattaaaggataaatatgactatccaaaaattaatgaattaaaataattttcttttataatatagtatagatattatattatatatggcaacataattaaatgtCCTAATTTTACCTCAATATTAGTGAagctttagaaaaaaaatattacggATAAAGtgcataaaagaaaatattctatatgtgcttggatttatttttgttttgagaaaatattatctaaaatgTAGAGAATATATCCtgttaaacaaaatttgaagataaaaGTCACTAGAAAAAAGTTACTATTAGCTACAATAGTAATGGCTTAattgactaaaaattatagtaaatgaCTGCTATTAATtacggttaaataaaattgatacaaaaaaatagtttttctactatagaaaaattatttgccacgACTAAGAGTCTTGGTCagaatatttgtcatggcttcTAGCCATGgcaaatgttttagccaccTTCGCAAAAATTACGGCCAACAACCATTGCGTAGTCgtgatcaataattatttaatacgGCTActtgttaaatattaaaattcttcCGGTGCATGTGAACATGATTTGATGGTGAATACATTTGGTTaacttgtttatatataaatgtgaaaTCGAGAACGttgttagaaataattaattttccttTGACGATTGACGacatattatttcaatttaatttgtgatgatccaatttatttatagtgctgatttagttaaaatatatgatcCAATTAGttgatgaatatatattaaatatattgataattttatgagTAGTAACCATATAGTTGGACGTCCGTTGTTTATTTGCAGCATGGAAAGGATCCTGGAACGATATGAAAGATATTCATATGCTGAAAGGCAGCTGAAAGAGCCAGAACTTGAATCACCAGTACaccaaatttgaaatttcatattataatcCCTTGtttaccaatatatataattcttcgttataattaactatatattttgacaCAGGTAAGCTGGACTTTGGAACATGCAAAGCTTAAGGCTAGAATAGAGGTTTTGCAGAAAAATCAAAGGTCAGATCCAGGTTTTcacttgtctttttttttccgacttaaatgtatttttggtcctataatttacattatttgGCGTTTTCGTCCTCAAACCTTTTAGAAAgttaaatgatgaaaatattaaataatctaagttacaaaacaaaaatattgcatttttctcttacGCGAACAAAGTCAATAAATCCTagtctttgttttcttgatatatatatatatatatatttcaggCATTATATGGGAGAAGAGCTGGATAACTTAAGCATGAAGGAGCTGCACAACTTGGAACATCAACTTGATGTTTCCCTCAAACATATTCGGACTCGCAAggtattaattagtttaattcttatgctatatatatatatatatatatatatatattgtaggGCAAGAATGCATTCTTAGTTATGTCACTtggtacacatatatatatataatttattggagCCATTTGTGCCTAAATGGGAGGCTTGGCATAGACCCTAtccatttaattattaattttccaaaaataattcctgaACATTATGTCAATTGGTATACGTTAAAGtttcatcttttatttaggtctaaatttatttttaatctcgTCACTTAGGTCATTTGGGGTAtgtgtcttttaatttttacgatttcaatctttttttgttttttttttttaggaaagtAATTGTTTGTTATGTTAATGTACAAAATCTGTTTCTCAAAGGATATTGTGCAGGTGTTGTACATTATTTGCTATGAAAAGAAtggactaaatttattaaaacatttaataattctcacattattttttaatcattagaTCATTGTCTTTCTaatgattaaatctaataaattaatttgtcatGTCTTTTAAAGAATGGACTATTCGGTAaagattaaaaagataataaagatataaattggcaattaattattcaaaaactaTTGGACTgtaatattaagaataaaaattcaatttttaaataatacagaaaattaaaaatacagcGAGCTTCTAAtagttttacatattttatatagttttaaaTTGGTCATACATGAAAAAATGAAGTTCcaaagtaatattaatatcgTGTTTATAAATGTAAAACTTTAAGGTTTATAGTTataataatcttttcaaaagcaataatataaatcaaatataccATCAACTCAATTTTACGATTTGAATTCAAcattaattgtttaattaatctatACAAAATGATTTCGAAATAGGGTACTAATTTTGTTTCACTCttgattatttcttttgttgtcGGTCCACGaaagcaatttttttcaatattctacttttggacgaaaaatagcaaaatgaaaatgtaagTTGTTAACAATAAAACGAGTTTCAAATTTGGGTTtcttataagattaaaatgaATAGTATGTTATTGTTGATCATTAATCTTATATTAGATTTTAggtttaattgtatttattgtcCCGTATATAAGGCGTAGTGGCAAAATAAGAACTATAGATATAGAAGTGGCAATTaatacccttttttttttttttttgcaattacaGAATTTCGGCCAtcgaattttaaaaagtgGTTAGAATTTGTTGAGGTGGAcaaatttaggattttttaaattgaaaagtttGCTGACTCtgcatatttttaaaagtactCTGCCACCTAAGCATTGACTTggcaacaaaaattatatgtaagtatgtacataattataaactaaaattattatataatataatttttttttaaaattaatcccCTACCCCGATCCCCCCGGTGCCCTTTGCGCCCCCAATAAAGAGGGGCGATGAGAGCGAGCACCACAGGGCAAAGTCATTATCGCTCAGTGCAAAACTAGGTGATTGTGATGACCCAGATCTATAGAAATtataaagtttaattatttataatgaaattaagattaatcatattaaagaattatgaTAATGGATCTAATTAACTCAAGTAAATGATCTTAATATTATCTTCAAAAACTCCAAAACTAGCTATATAACCTCTTGGCATGCATGCACATAACTCTGTTCAAACTActacataaattttgaaaatctcaaTCTTTTTCTGTAAACAATTTCATAAAGACAATAAATACAACTTTAATTTCTATATACGAAGATTATTGAAGAATAACTActaaagaaaatttacaaatatagttaacaaagaattattttgaaaaataagtataaatgtctagcaaatatatatatatatggagagacggataattatacgtaaacccttttgaaaatgtaaaattacaatttccttACATTACATGCATCTGAAAATAATTAGGTAAGCATAAGTGTATAATTAGTCGCTGACATTAGCTTCTTACATTACATGCATGCAGAACCAAATCATGAACGAATCAATTTCCGAGCTTCAGAAAAAGGTATGAATTCTTcacttttttatgttattagagatcaaatattttacaCTTGCTTgcaaatatatcatttttttgaGAATGTAGAAATAGGTCTTTAACTCagtcattaaaaaaaattctagaaaaataaaagcaaccATGTTCTTTGAAATTAAAGCCTAACACAACCTTAATATTTAGtcttaattgcatttttagttcTGTGATTATAGTCATTTGCCActttagttctataatttgTCAGCTTGTAAAATGattcttcactttttttaattttgtgattttaggacaaaattggccaaaattataatgtcaTTCCTCCTGCCGATTTTGttctaaaatcataaattaaaaaatgtgaacAACTATTTTCTAATTCTAACAGGTTACAATGCCAACGGAATATAATTACATAGCTAAAAAGGCAATTAAacctaatatttgataatcCTGCCTTTAATAACTTGTGCTTTTAGAGTAGAAGGAAACAATTATCCAGACACTCCCATAAGGCAAAAAGAGGAAGATGGAATTGACGTTGGCACGAGAATACTTTGATTTCAATCGCCCCTGAACTTCGGTGGCCCTATATTACTTCTCGTATTTTTGGTTGCTCGCTATAAGAAAATGACTCAAaagcaatagaaaaaattaacgTGGAGCTAATTAgcaaataagattttttgttGCTAATCTACGttatttaatacaataaatttatttgttacatTATTTACTAAagtattgtttaaaatatatattaaataatatggaTTAGCAACGAAAGTACtacttgctaattaattagttcGTCGCTAATTTTTAGCATGAAATTTTTTCGTAGTTATTGAGTCATTTTTTGTAGCGAGTcatgagaagaaaatgaaatttgagtAACTGATTATGTGGTCCTTCAAATAACTTTTGCGGAGCATAATATTGaacgacaatattatttactgaTCGATGGCCGTAGGCTAAAAACTTGATCAATCTCCAACAAGCATATAGAAGTTATCATGTGAAATCCATTACTGCGacaaatttaccacccaaTGTCATGATATGATCAGGACAAGGCATTGCAGGAGCAGAACAACTTGCTTGCAAAAAAGGTAACACCTCTAACTTAGACTTATGTATCTGATGCTATTTATGTTGTTGCTTTTATTTGTCTGCAATCATCGATCCGACGTGAGTAACGACAAATGGCAAGTTGCTTTTTACGCGTTAATCAGATCAAGTTTGGCATTGATTATACAGATCAAAGAGAGGGAAAAAGAATCAGCTCGAACCACTACATGGGAACAACAAAACCATGATCTCAACTCTTCCCATTTCGGTCTACCACAGCAGAACCAGGACTTGAACACTTCTTGTTTCGATGTAGCACAGCCTTTGAGCTCCGTGAATGTAAGGTACGTACAACCTAGGAAAATTTTCAGTATGGAAGGTGGTTTTTACCTTAAATTCTTTCGGAAATAATTTTCAGAAGCAAATTAAACACAATGCTCActggatttatttaagttaataGCAGAATTCTAAGTTTTTAACTCTAAATCATTAACAGAAAGTCtgcataattttatcattcttCATCAATatgttcgttttccttttccttttgttcTAAACTATGATCCATACAATTGTCGCAAC encodes:
- the LOC105168510 gene encoding truncated transcription factor CAULIFLOWER A, which codes for MGRGRVQLKRIENKINRQVTFSKRRSGLLKKAHEISVLCDADVGLIVFSTKGKLFEYATDSCMERILERYERYSYAERQLKEPELESPVSWTLEHAKLKARIEVLQKNQRHYMGEELDNLSMKELHNLEHQLDVSLKHIRTRKNQIMNESISELQKKDKALQEQNNLLAKKIKEREKESARTTTWEQQNHDLNSSHFGLPQQNQDLNTSCFDVAQPLSSVNVSEIYLGPGENNGEVEATQRQNQSSNSVIPPWMLHG